The window ATTCGCCCACGCCGATAACGGGAACGGCAAGTGATTCCCGTGCTTCCCATAATCCCGGATCATTGAAACAGCCGATGACGGCGGCATCGTACCCGATGGGTTCCCTCCTGATCAGTTCGTCCAGGATATAGGTATTGTTAAGCAGTTCCATGTACTTTGACGCCACGAAGTAGGAGGCCTTCTCGAGATACCCGAAATCGACCGACGTTTCCGGAGCGATGAGATGCTCGATATGGCGGGTGAGGCCGTCCCACATCAGGTGGGCGTCAGGAACACCGGGAATATCATGGGTCGAGATGTTCTGCCACAGTATTTTCATGGTTTCTTCCCCTTGTGAAGATTGCCCGCCTCGACCTCCGCAAATTCCTTGCAGCGCATGATCTCCGGCAGGGCTTCCGCGAAGATCGTCATGCGCTGGGCCTCAAAAGAACCTTCCCCGTGGACGGCCAGGACCTCTATCTCCGGATCGAGTATCCTCCTGATCAACTGAAGCATCCGCAGCCGCTGTTCAGCCGAGACCCCCGCCCTGCCGCCGAGGTATTTCATGATGAATTCCTGTATGTCGGGGTTTTGAAAGTCTTTGTAGGTAGGCGCCGTCGACAGCAGCCCGCCGGCCATGTCCTGAACGATCTTGACGCAATCGTGATACTTGCTGGCAAAATGATACTTCGCCATGTTGGTGATGACCGGGTTCGGCGTGGCGAACCCTCCATGCATCACGTAATCGACGCAGGCTGCGCGTGAAAGCGATTTCAGCATGTTGAGATAGATGACGAGATCGATTATTTTTTCCCGCACGTGGGAGACCCGGTCGATCCCGTTGTATTCCGCCATTGCCTGAGCCATGCCGAGCATCATTTCAGATATGGGGATCCGATAGCTCGCGGCGGTGTGGCGGTGGAAATAGGCGAAGTTGTAAACGAGCTGCATGGCGAACTGCCACTCGCCGCAGAGAAAGACACGCTCCCAGGGAACGAAGACATCATCGAAAATGATGAGCGAGTCCGTATGCCACCGGATCGGCCGGTCCTCCACGGGAAATTCGTAAGGGCCGAATGCCGTCTTAGAGGGGTGGCATACCTGGATAATTCCCTTCGTATTGACGGGCAGGGCGAAGGCGACGGCGTAGTCGGCGTCTTCCTCGGTCATGTTCCGGCTGGGGATGACCACCATTTCATTAAAATATGCGGCGGCGGTGATGTGGGCCTTGGCGCCGCGGACGATGATCCCGTCGGCCCTCCGGTCCACGATCCTTACGTAATAGTCGGGGTGTTCCTGCTTCGGTGAGGATGGCCGCAGGGTTCTATCACCTTTCACATCGGTGACGGCCACGGCCACGGCCAGGTCTGTTTTCTGAAGGTGGCGCCGGTAGTTTTCCGCCCGTTCCACGTATTCCCTGTTGCCCATGAGGTTCGCCGTGATATTGATGGCGTTGAGGGTGTCCGAGGCGATGTCGTGGGTGAAGGGAATGGCCCCGCCGCCGAACCGCGTGGCCTCGACCATCAGTTCATGGCGCTTCAGCAGGTCATCGCCGTCCTGCGGTTGGTGATAGTAGCGGCTGATCGGTTCTCCATCGTCCCGGAGGACCACCGCCAGGTCCCGGTATTCAGTCATGTGGGTCATTTCATAGTCGAGGGCCGCCGTATCCACGCAGACCTTCAGCATGGGGTCGGTGGTGACATCATCGACCCGTTCGCCGCGGAGGTATACGAGCCGCCCGTCCTTCAAGCTTTCCCGGTACTCCTGTGCCGTCATCAATCCCATGAAAATATTCCTCCCTGTCACGTGTTCATGCGGTTTCCTGTCTATACGACGAGGGGAAGTCCCGCCTTTTCCCTGACTTCATTGATGTTCTGCAGGATTCCCTCACGCATGGGGGTCAGGGTGAATCCCGTATCTTCCCGGAGCCGGGAGTTGTCGAGCCGGTAGACGTAATAGACCTCTATATCCCCGAAGGTAATATCCGCCTCAGGAATAAGTTCCTTGATGCGGTCCGTGACTTCCGTGCCCTCATGGGTATAGCCGCCGATATTGTAAACCGGATGCTTGAGCTGTGACGACTCTGCACGACAGACCTTCACAAATGCCTCGGCCACGTCGTTCACCGATGAATAGACGAACTTCGTGGTTGATTTCAACGGGATCACGAGCGGTTGGTTGAGGGCGGGCAGCGTGGTGATATTACTGACGAATGCCGTCGCCCCCCCTGTCCGGCCGGGACCGAAGGCGCTGCCCACGCGCAGGACGTAGACGCCCATGCCGAAGGCCCGAGCATAATACTGAGCCATGAATTCCGAGTGGGCCTTGCAGGCGCCGTAGACGGTCTGGGGATACAGGGGATCATCCTCTGTGAGGACCTTGTCGCCGTGTTTTTCGTGATGCCCGTAAGCTGTGATCGAGCTGGCAAAAAGCACCCGCTGAATTCCCATGAGCCGGGCCGCCTCAAAGACATTGTTCGTACCCATGCAGTTTACCTTGACGGCCAGATGGGGATTCATCATCGATTCAATTTCCAGGACATAGGCGAGATGGATGATCCTTTCGATACCCTGGGTTTTGATGGCGGCGATTATCTCATCGAACTCAGTGATATCACCGCGGACAGAAGTGATCTTGTCAAGATATCCTTCGAGAAATTCCGTTGATGGTGATGCGTCGAAGGTGACGACCCGTTCTCCGAGGTCGACGAGTTTCTTCGCCACCCGCGACCCGATAAATCCTGTTCCTCCGATAATTAAAACCGACATGACAGTTCCCTCCTTTATATCGTTCGTATTGCTCGCTTTTTATCGATTCTTCCGTGAAACCCCCATTCACGGTTTCAGGCGCTCCAGCCTCCGTCGATAAAGAGCGTTTGCCCCGTTACGTAGGATGATGCGTCGGATGCGAAGTACACAAGGGCGCCGATGAGTTCCTCCACTTTACCGATCCGTTTCAGTGGTGTTTTTGCAATGATATCGTCCGCCAGTTCCTTGACCTTCAGGACGGGTTCGCTGACACCCACTTCAAAGGTGGCCGGCCCGATGGCATTGACGCGGATGCCGTAATCAGCCCACTCCAGGGCCAGGGTCCTCGTGAGTTGAATGACGGCCGCTTTCGACGCTCCATAGGGACACAGAAAGGGAGAGCCGCCGGAACCGGCGACCGAGGCGATATTGATAATCGCGCCCGCTCCACTGTCGATCATGTGCTTCGCCACGGCCTGGCTGCAGAAGAAAAGACCTTTCAGGTTCGTGTTGAATATCTTGTCCCAGGCCCATTCCTCCACATCGAGGGCCAGCGAATTGATCGGGCTCGTGCCGGCGTTGTTGACCAGGATGTCGATCCCGCCGAATTCAGCGATGCACTCGTCCACCATGCGATGTATGTCTTCGACCTTGCTGATGTCGGCGGCAATGGCAAGGGAACGACGTCCCATGGCCTCTATCCGGGCCACGATCTCCCGGTTTGCCTCGATCTTGCGGCTTGTGACGATCACGTCCGCGCCGTGACCGGCAAGCCCCAGGGACATGCTGCGGCCCAGGCCGCGCCCCCCGCCGGTCACAAGCGCCACTTTCCCCTCAAGAACAGGTTGCGTCATCGTGATGTTCCCTCCTTCTGATATCCTCTTTTCCCGTGTCCCCTCAGGGGCAGTTTTCAGCCAGGGCATTGATTATGAACTGTTCAGCGACCTTGAGGGTCGGCTTGAGATGTGCAGGACTTCTCTCCGGTGATTTGATGTGTTCGAGTTGAATGACGCCCGTGAAAAGCGCCCACAGGACATCGGTGGTTTCGTCGACCGGGGATTTCTTGAAAAGACCCTGTGACATCGCTTCCCGGATCACCCGGCGGAGCACGGTGAAGTTCGACCGTCCCTTCTCATCGAGCCGGGAGCTGATGGCCTCGTTCAGTTTTCCCACGAGTCCCGTTTGCTGGAAGAACTGGAGCATGAGAAAGCTCTCCGGCGCCACTTCGTAACTGTGATGGGCCCCCCTGATGAGATCATGGACCAGTTGTTTTCCCGATGCGTATTTCCCCGCAGCCAGTTTCCGCTCTATCTTTCCTATCTGTACATGGAGATCGTCGATAACAGGAAGCATGAGAGCGAAAAAGAGCTCATCCTTGGTCTTGAAATACTGGTAAATGGTCGGTTTCGTGATGCCCGCTTCAAGGGCTATCTTCTCCATGATGGCCCGGGTGTACCCCTCGGCGACAAAGACCCGTCGCGCCGCTTCAAGAATACCCTGAATGCGCTGTTCCCGCTCCCGCTCCATCCTTCTTTTGACAGCCTGCTTGTGTTGTTCGGACATGACGCCGGTACCCCTGAAACGATTACCGTAAACCGCCCGTTAGATGATTTAACCGAAGGTAAAGAATATTTACGACAGGTCGTGCCGGAATGCAAGAGAAAAGAACACCCCTCCCGGACAGGGTTGACCGTTCTTTTCATATCCTTTCCATTGGAAGAAAAAGGAAAAACTAATTGAGAAGCACCATACTCCCCGCGGGATCAAACGAGCGCCCCGCCGTCACAGATAATGGTGATTCCCGTCGTGAAAGACCCTGCGTCGGAAACGAGATAGAGGACCGCTCCCGCCATTTCCATGGGTTTCGCGTGCCTGCCTATGGGGATCTTTCCCAGGGCGTATTTGTAAATGTCTTCGTTGACGAAGAGGGCCTGCGCGAAGGCGGTTTCGGTGAGGCCCGGTGCAAGCGCGTTGACCCGGATGTTCTTGTCCGCAAGTTCGCGGGCGAAGACCTTGGTCATCATGATCAGCCCCGCCTTTGTGATGGAATAAATGCCCTGGAAAGGCTCGGCCTGGATGCCGTTGATGGAGGCCACGTTGACGATGGAGCCGCCGCCCGATTCGGTCATGAGCTTCGCTGCCTGCTGCGCCAGGAAGAAGGGTCCCTTGAGATTGACCTCGAGGGTCTTGTCCCAGGCCGACACGGGTGCGTTCAGGACATCACCGAAATAAGGGTTCGTGGCGGCGTTGTTGATGAGTATATCGAGCCGTCCGAACCGTTCCCGGACCTCTTCCATGAGTTTCTGTATCTGCTCCATGTGTCCCACATGACAGGCCAGGGGGGTCGCCTCGCCTCCCGTGCCGGTGATCTCCTCCGCCACCTT is drawn from Deltaproteobacteria bacterium and contains these coding sequences:
- a CDS encoding 4-hydroxybutyryl-CoA dehydratase, with the protein product MGLMTAQEYRESLKDGRLVYLRGERVDDVTTDPMLKVCVDTAALDYEMTHMTEYRDLAVVLRDDGEPISRYYHQPQDGDDLLKRHELMVEATRFGGGAIPFTHDIASDTLNAINITANLMGNREYVERAENYRRHLQKTDLAVAVAVTDVKGDRTLRPSSPKQEHPDYYVRIVDRRADGIIVRGAKAHITAAAYFNEMVVIPSRNMTEEDADYAVAFALPVNTKGIIQVCHPSKTAFGPYEFPVEDRPIRWHTDSLIIFDDVFVPWERVFLCGEWQFAMQLVYNFAYFHRHTAASYRIPISEMMLGMAQAMAEYNGIDRVSHVREKIIDLVIYLNMLKSLSRAACVDYVMHGGFATPNPVITNMAKYHFASKYHDCVKIVQDMAGGLLSTAPTYKDFQNPDIQEFIMKYLGGRAGVSAEQRLRMLQLIRRILDPEIEVLAVHGEGSFEAQRMTIFAEALPEIMRCKEFAEVEAGNLHKGKKP
- a CDS encoding NAD(P)-dependent oxidoreductase — protein: MSVLIIGGTGFIGSRVAKKLVDLGERVVTFDASPSTEFLEGYLDKITSVRGDITEFDEIIAAIKTQGIERIIHLAYVLEIESMMNPHLAVKVNCMGTNNVFEAARLMGIQRVLFASSITAYGHHEKHGDKVLTEDDPLYPQTVYGACKAHSEFMAQYYARAFGMGVYVLRVGSAFGPGRTGGATAFVSNITTLPALNQPLVIPLKSTTKFVYSSVNDVAEAFVKVCRAESSQLKHPVYNIGGYTHEGTEVTDRIKELIPEADITFGDIEVYYVYRLDNSRLREDTGFTLTPMREGILQNINEVREKAGLPLVV
- a CDS encoding glucose 1-dehydrogenase — translated: MTQPVLEGKVALVTGGGRGLGRSMSLGLAGHGADVIVTSRKIEANREIVARIEAMGRRSLAIAADISKVEDIHRMVDECIAEFGGIDILVNNAGTSPINSLALDVEEWAWDKIFNTNLKGLFFCSQAVAKHMIDSGAGAIINIASVAGSGGSPFLCPYGASKAAVIQLTRTLALEWADYGIRVNAIGPATFEVGVSEPVLKVKELADDIIAKTPLKRIGKVEELIGALVYFASDASSYVTGQTLFIDGGWSA
- a CDS encoding helix-turn-helix transcriptional regulator — translated: MSEQHKQAVKRRMEREREQRIQGILEAARRVFVAEGYTRAIMEKIALEAGITKPTIYQYFKTKDELFFALMLPVIDDLHVQIGKIERKLAAGKYASGKQLVHDLIRGAHHSYEVAPESFLMLQFFQQTGLVGKLNEAISSRLDEKGRSNFTVLRRVIREAMSQGLFKKSPVDETTDVLWALFTGVIQLEHIKSPERSPAHLKPTLKVAEQFIINALAENCP
- a CDS encoding SDR family oxidoreductase; this encodes MKTIDFSLTGKIALITGASRGIGEAIAKTLAEYGAHVVLVSRKIEALEKVAEEITGTGGEATPLACHVGHMEQIQKLMEEVRERFGRLDILINNAATNPYFGDVLNAPVSAWDKTLEVNLKGPFFLAQQAAKLMTESGGGSIVNVASINGIQAEPFQGIYSITKAGLIMMTKVFARELADKNIRVNALAPGLTETAFAQALFVNEDIYKYALGKIPIGRHAKPMEMAGAVLYLVSDAGSFTTGITIICDGGALV